The Rhizobiaceae bacterium genome contains the following window.
TAGCCCCATAGCGCCGCGCGGCGAGGCGGCATAAGGCAAAGGATAGACAACATGACGATCAATTTACAAAAGCCGGATATCACTGAACTAAAGCCGAGGATCACGGTTTTCGGTGTTGGGGGCGGCGGCGGAAACGCGGTCAACAACATGATCTCCGCCGGGCTGCGCGGCGTTGAGTTTGTTGTCGCCAATACCGATGCGCAGGCGCTGACGATGTCCAAGGCGGATCGGCTGATCCAGCTTGGCGCCAACGTCACGGAGGGCCTGGGGGCGGGTTCTCAGCCTGAGGTTGGCCGCGCTGCCGCCGAGGAATGCATCGACGAGATCAATGACCACCTGTCCAACACGCATATGTGCTTCGTAACCGCCGGCATGGGTGGTGGCACCGGCACCGGCGCTGCGCCCGTGGTTGCGCGCGCCGCCCGCGAGCGTGGCATCCTGACGGTCGGAGTGGTGACCAAGCCGTTCCATTTCGAGGGCCAGCGCCGCATGAAGACGGCTGACCTCGGCATCGAGGAATTGCAGAAGTCGGTCGACACACTGATCGTTATCCCGAACCAGAACCTCTTCCGCCTTGCCAACGACAAGACGACCTTCGCTGACGCCTTCGCCATGGCTGACCAGGTCCTCTATTCGGGTGTTGCCTGCATCACCGACCTGATGGTCAAGGAAGGTCTTATCAACCTCGACTTCGCCGATGTCCGCTCCGTGATGCGCGAGATGGGCAAGGCGATGATGGGAACCGGCGAGGCTTCGGGCGAGGGCCGCGCGATGGCTGCCGCCGAGGCCGCCATCTCCAACCCGCTGCTCGACGAAACCTCGATGAAGGGCGCCAAGGGCCTGCTGATCTCGATCACGGGCGGTCGCGACCTCACCTTGTTCGAGGTGGACGAAGCCGCTACCCGCATTCGCGAGGAAGTCGATCAGGAAGCCAATATCATTCTCGGCGCCACGTTCGACGAGGATCTGGAAGGCGTCATCCGGGTTTCGGTGGTTGCCACGGGCATCGACAAGACGGCTGCGGAAATCGCCGCCACGCCCATCGCGATCCGCCAGCCAGTCAAGACGCAGGCGCCGCGTCCGGCAGGTGAAGCGCCTGTCGCGGCCCCCAAGCCTGCGATGGCCGATCCGGTTGCTGAGGCAATGCAGACCGCCGAGCAGGGCAGGTTTGAAACCGCCCAGCGCCCGGCTGCTCCACAGGAAGATTTTCGGCCCCAGAGCAAGCTCTTCCAGCAACCGCAGCCCGTAGCTCCGGCACCGGTTCCGCAGTTGATGCGCGAGCCTGCGCAGGCCGT
Protein-coding sequences here:
- the ftsZ gene encoding cell division protein FtsZ; its protein translation is MTINLQKPDITELKPRITVFGVGGGGGNAVNNMISAGLRGVEFVVANTDAQALTMSKADRLIQLGANVTEGLGAGSQPEVGRAAAEECIDEINDHLSNTHMCFVTAGMGGGTGTGAAPVVARAARERGILTVGVVTKPFHFEGQRRMKTADLGIEELQKSVDTLIVIPNQNLFRLANDKTTFADAFAMADQVLYSGVACITDLMVKEGLINLDFADVRSVMREMGKAMMGTGEASGEGRAMAAAEAAISNPLLDETSMKGAKGLLISITGGRDLTLFEVDEAATRIREEVDQEANIILGATFDEDLEGVIRVSVVATGIDKTAAEIAATPIAIRQPVKTQAPRPAGEAPVAAPKPAMADPVAEAMQTAEQGRFETAQRPAAPQEDFRPQSKLFQQPQPVAPAPVPQLMREPAQAVQQVPQPVQQTPRMPRVEDFPPVVRAEVEAKTRTAAAQESGPMGLLKRLTNGLTRHAEEPARPAVSEQPREPKLRQVAPEARRINPNDAQLYAPRRGQLDDHGRLTPQTRAAHEEDQLEIPAFLRRQAN